A segment of the Syntrophomonadaceae bacterium genome:
TTTAGTTCAATGGGCAGTCGCTGCCGGTATTCTTCCTCTTCTGTCTTATTCAGCTTCAGATAGGTCTCAAAAAAGGCTGTCAGCAGGGTATTCCGGGCCAAGTCCAGCCGCATATTGGCCAGCATCCGGGCAAATTCTATTTTCACGTTCACTCTTTCTTCTTTGCTGTAGTTCATCTTGCTCATCAGGGCGGCGGCGACGGGATTGGCGCTTTGGATGTACTTCCGCCATGGTTCTTTCCTGAGCTGCACTTTGAGAAAGCGAAATTCCAAGACATCCAGGAAGGAGAAACCGATCCGGAAGCTATCTTCTTCTTCCACTGCGGCGTCATGGGCATATACTACGATGGGCAGGATTTTCTGCTGGTACTTTTCGTAGAGCCTGGCGAAATATTTGAACATTTTCCGGTTGTAGTCCGGCAGCCTCTGCGATTGGTTCTCCACGTGTATCAGGATCAGGCCTTCTTCGCCTTTGAGGCGGGTTTCCACCAGGATATCCACAACGTGTTTTTCCTGGTCCAAGACATCGGTGATGACTTCCTGGGGCCGGAATTCCAGATGGTCCTGCTCCATCAGTTGGCTGACCTGCGGGAAAAACAGGTCGATAAAATCAGCGAAAAAGGTTTCCAGCAGGAGCTTGAACATCTCGTCGTGTCTGTCGTGCGGGACTAGTTCTGAGTTTTTTAATTCCAAGGTTCCCCTCCTCTTTGTTTTTATTTTACATCAGGTCTGCGGCAGGGGCAATGGGATTATACCTTAACATGCGGGTTTTCGGGCGGTTTCAACGCATGGTATTCTTTTGCGGCATCAGCCTGAGCAGCCATTCTGACAGAGTTGATGTCATCGAACCTATCCTGCAGAACTGCAACCACATCTTCATCCAGCGCCTTGTCCTGGCTCATCCGGTTTA
Coding sequences within it:
- a CDS encoding Rpn family recombination-promoting nuclease/putative transposase: MFKLLLETFFADFIDLFFPQVSQLMEQDHLEFRPQEVITDVLDQEKHVVDILVETRLKGEEGLILIHVENQSQRLPDYNRKMFKYFARLYEKYQQKILPIVVYAHDAAVEEEDSFRIGFSFLDVLEFRFLKVQLRKEPWRKYIQSANPVAAALMSKMNYSKEERVNVKIEFARMLANMRLDLARNTLLTAFFETYLKLNKTEEEEYRQRLPIELKPEEVRYFMEITTSYHEKGREEGIREGREEGIKEGIKEVALTALKEGASLEFVMKITGLSKEELLEMQKKLQQ